The Pygocentrus nattereri isolate fPygNat1 chromosome 4, fPygNat1.pri, whole genome shotgun sequence genome includes a window with the following:
- the LOC108424460 gene encoding cAMP-dependent protein kinase inhibitor beta, translating into MTDVEPVVTDFAATGRTGRRNAMPDILGSTAGPGAADLPNKLAELSVGDDGGQEGEGSSSGDPTKDAGEDKAEGT; encoded by the exons ATGACTGATGTGGAGCCTGTCGTCACTGACTTTGCCGCCACGGGTCGGACTGGCCGGCGAAATGCCATGCCGGATATCTTAGGATCCACCGCAGGCCCCGGAGCAGCAGACCTGCCAAACAAACTTGCTGAGCTTTCTGTTGGAG ATGATGGTGGTCAGGAAGGAGAGGGGTCATCCTCAGGTGACCCGACCAAGGACGCGGGTGAGGACAAAGCAGAGGGAACATAA
- the fabp7b gene encoding fatty acid-binding protein, brain — MEAFFGNWKLVSSENFEEYMRAKGFVEEEVEVGNIVTPVTSIYQDGEKVVIKLKTSISSSENSFVLGEEFDDNMISKPTRSVVNLEGGKLVQTWKWDDKTSILTREIQDGKMILTLSYDDTVAVRTYEKISEAD, encoded by the exons ATGGAGGCCTTCTTTGGAAATTGGAAACTGGTCAGCAGTGAAAACTTTGAAGAATACATGAGAGCAAAGG gTTTTgtagaagaagaagtagaagtTGGGAATATAGTTACACCAGTGACCTCCATTTACCAAGATGGAGAGAAGGTAGTGATAAAACTAAAGACCAGCATCAGCAGCTCTGAAAACTCATTTGTACTGGGCGAGGAGTTTGACGACAATATGATCAGCAAACCAACCAGA tcTGTTGTTAACCTGGAAGGAGGCAAATTAGTGCAAACATGGAAATGGGACGATAAAACGAGCATCCTGACCCGCGAGATCCAAGATGGCAAGATGATCTTG ACACTGAGTTATGACGACACTGTGGCAGTGCGCACCTACGAGAAGATCAGCGAGGCTGATTGA
- the LOC108424458 gene encoding acid sphingomyelinase-like phosphodiesterase 3a — protein MELLLLLLLCLSGPLFYQLVCSAPIKESIRERHLQEGSKFWHLSDLHFDPTYHVNKDPTKVCFSSKGVPVTDPGLFGDFMCDSPYQLIKSAFSHMKHVDQQPDFIIWTGDSPPHVPVNELSTEAVISVISNMTHTLRQFFPELPVYPALGNHDYWPQDQLPVKTSTIYQAVAKLWTPWLSPEALATLQEGGFYSQLIKPGLRLVSLNTNLYYTPNKVTENMTDPAGQFKWLQDTLELSKQGMEKVYVIAHVPIGYLPYAKNTTAMWEHHNEKLVDIFRSYSDIIQGHFYGHTHRDSIMVLLDRQGMPVNSIFVAPAVTPIKSPLEQYSNNPAVRMYLYNPQDYSLQDLWQYYLNLTEANKKEMPIWSLEYIMTEAFGIKDIQPQSLHELALTFEVPQSKAFQKYFTYFMVSYNETITCEDDCKMVQVCSVHFLDRESYSWCIKKGSTGGYHFRAKN, from the exons atggagctgctgctgctgctgctgctctgcctGTCTGGACCACTTTTCTACCAGCTCGTCTGTTCAGCACCAATAAAAGAGTCCATTAGAGAGAGACACCTGCAGGAAGGAA GCAAATTCTGGCATCTCTCGGACCTGCACTTCGACCCCACCTATCATGTCAATAAAGATCCCACCAAAGTGTGCTTCTCCTCAAAGGGCGTCCCCGTGACAGACCCAGGACTTTTTGGAGATTTCATGTGTGACTCTCCGTACCAGCTTATTAAGTCAGCTTTCAGTCATATGAAGCACGTGGACCAACAGCCTGACTTCATTATCTGGACTGG AGACAGTCCTCCTCATGTTCCAGTGAATGAGTTGTCCACAGAAGCTGTGATCAGTGTAATAAGCAACATGACTCACACCTTACGTCAGTTCTTCCCTGAGCTGCCGGTATATCCTGCACTGGGCAACCACGACTACTGGCCACAG GATCAGCTTCCAGTGAAGACAAGTACAATTTATCAGGCTGTAGCCAAACTTTGGACTCCATGGCTAAGCCCAGAAGCCCTCGCTACACTGCAAGAAG GAGGCTTTTACTCTCAGCTGATAAAGCCTGGTCTCCGGCTGGTGAGCCTGAACACAAACCTTTATTACACACCCAACAAGGTGACCGAGAACATGACTGACCCAGCCGGTCAGTTCAAGTGGCTGCAGGATACACTGGAGCTGTCCAAACAGGGCATGGAGAAA GTTTATGTGATTGCTCATGTCCCAATTGGTTACCTGCCCTATGCCAAAAACACCACGGCCATGTGGGAGCACCACAACGAAAAACTAGTGGACATATTCCGTAGCTACAGTGACATCATTCAGGGCCATTTCTATGGGCACACCCACAGAGACAGCATAATGGTTCTGCTGGATCGCCAAG GAATGCCTGTTAACTCCATCTTTGTCGCTCCGGCTGTGACACCAATCAAAAGTCCTCTGGAGCAGTATTCAAATAACCCTGCTGTCCGCATGTACCTGTACAACCCTCAAGACTATAGCTTACAG GATCTCTGGCAGTACTACTTGAATCTCACTGAAGCAAACAAGAAAGAAATGCCCATCTGGAGTCTTGAATACATCATGACTGAAGCCTTTGGTATCAAAGACATTCAGCCACAAAGCCTGCATGAACTTGCCCTGACATTCGAGGTGCCACAAAGCAAAGCCTTTCAGAAGTATTTCACTTACTTCATGGTAAGTTACAATGAAACTATCACCTGTGAAGATGACTGCAAGATGGTGCAGGTCTGTTCTGTGCACTTTTTGGATCGTGAGTCGTATTCCTGGTGTATCAAAAAAGGAAGCACAGGTGGATACCACTTTAgagccaaaaactga